One segment of Pseudanabaena sp. FACHB-2040 DNA contains the following:
- a CDS encoding DUF445 family protein, giving the protein MNWSDLRLLLAPPLIGGLIGYFTNDIAIKMLFRPYRPIYLFKRQLPFTPGLIPSNQSRLALRISDTIMGTLLTPEELQKLARRLLQTERIQAGIKWLLELALEQLRSTSQDRTATVVGSILKDLFGQSLPRLLRVWARRENFLEEQVNQLFDQVFLEFQFSEEQARQLSQWLLAGVFPPDKIRQAVVDFLTDRNIQVIDTIFRERTSGTYWVVANLFGVRNALSRLRSFCLDEREVSNARIAELIDTLKVSYRLEEWILNLSLQQLPVATVRQLRRDLRDAVRNYVRTRGPEFLKGLSSSVNWEMLATQLLNRLRSSKVVTSSIDPVSEELALILERYLERDLENLVAQIIPILNIDQVIIDRVNATSPVELEVAIQGIVRSELQAIVNLGGILGFLIGGLQALYFYFQ; this is encoded by the coding sequence ATGAACTGGTCTGATTTACGGTTACTACTGGCCCCTCCTCTGATTGGCGGTTTGATTGGCTACTTCACCAATGACATCGCCATCAAGATGCTGTTTCGGCCTTATCGGCCAATTTATCTGTTTAAGCGACAGCTCCCGTTTACACCGGGGCTAATTCCCAGCAACCAGAGTCGCTTGGCCCTGCGTATCTCCGATACCATCATGGGAACGCTGCTGACTCCTGAGGAGCTGCAAAAACTGGCCCGCCGCCTGCTGCAGACAGAGCGCATTCAGGCCGGAATCAAGTGGCTGCTAGAGCTGGCTTTGGAGCAATTGCGCTCCACCTCCCAGGATCGAACCGCTACCGTCGTTGGCAGCATTCTTAAAGACCTCTTTGGCCAGTCCCTGCCCCGACTGCTGCGGGTATGGGCTCGGCGAGAAAACTTTTTAGAAGAGCAGGTTAATCAGCTCTTTGATCAGGTGTTTCTGGAGTTTCAGTTTTCAGAGGAGCAAGCCCGACAGCTCTCTCAATGGCTGCTGGCAGGCGTGTTCCCACCAGATAAGATTCGCCAGGCCGTGGTGGATTTTCTCACGGACCGCAATATTCAGGTGATTGACACCATCTTTCGCGAGCGTACCAGCGGCACCTATTGGGTCGTGGCTAACCTGTTTGGGGTTCGCAATGCGCTGTCTCGACTACGCAGCTTTTGTCTAGATGAGCGAGAGGTCAGCAACGCCCGGATTGCCGAACTGATAGATACTCTGAAGGTGTCATACCGGCTAGAGGAATGGATTCTCAACCTGTCACTACAGCAGCTGCCAGTGGCGACGGTGCGGCAGCTGCGGCGAGACCTGCGGGATGCCGTGCGAAACTATGTTCGCACCCGAGGACCTGAGTTTTTGAAGGGGCTAAGCAGTTCGGTGAACTGGGAAATGCTGGCTACGCAGCTGCTTAACCGGCTGCGATCGTCCAAGGTGGTCACTAGCTCGATCGATCCAGTCAGTGAGGAGCTGGCGCTTATCCTGGAGCGCTACCTAGAGCGAGACTTGGAAAATTTGGTTGCTCAGATTATCCCGATTTTGAATATTGATCAGGTCATTATCGACCGAGTCAATGCCACATCTCCAGTTGAGCTGGAGGTGGCCATCCAAGGAATTGTGCGGAGCGAACTACAGGCTATTGTCAATCTGGGCGGTATTTTAGGCTTTTTGATTGGGGGCCTGCAGGCGCTGTATTTCTATTTTCAATAA
- the ubiE gene encoding bifunctional demethylmenaquinone methyltransferase/2-methoxy-6-polyprenyl-1,4-benzoquinol methylase UbiE: MVAPSDLRPSTQEIQALFDRIAPVYDELNQTLSLGFHRVWKRMAVLWSGAEAGDCCVDVCCGSGDLALMLAQQVGVKGQVYGVDFSAQQLAIAQQRSESARLSKIVAWKQADALDLPFEAAKFDAVTMGYGLRNLTDIPQGLAELRRVLKPNGTAAILDFHRPSNPLMQQFQQWYLDQVVVPAAERYGLPDEYAYIAPSVDRFPTGQKQVALALEAGFSQAVHYPIAGGMMGVLVAAH; the protein is encoded by the coding sequence ATGGTGGCCCCTTCCGATTTGCGACCCAGTACCCAGGAAATTCAGGCGCTGTTTGACCGCATTGCTCCAGTTTACGATGAGCTAAACCAGACCTTGAGTTTGGGGTTTCATCGAGTTTGGAAACGGATGGCGGTGCTGTGGAGCGGAGCAGAGGCGGGTGATTGCTGCGTGGACGTGTGCTGCGGCAGTGGTGATCTGGCTCTAATGCTGGCGCAGCAGGTAGGGGTGAAGGGGCAAGTGTATGGCGTGGACTTTTCGGCTCAGCAGCTTGCGATCGCACAGCAGCGCTCTGAATCCGCTCGCCTCTCTAAAATTGTTGCTTGGAAGCAGGCCGACGCGCTGGACTTGCCCTTCGAGGCGGCTAAGTTCGATGCTGTTACCATGGGCTACGGCCTGCGAAATCTGACAGATATTCCCCAGGGATTAGCTGAGCTCCGCCGCGTTCTAAAACCCAACGGTACAGCAGCAATCCTCGATTTTCATCGCCCTTCCAATCCCTTGATGCAGCAGTTTCAGCAGTGGTACTTGGACCAAGTGGTAGTGCCTGCAGCTGAGCGCTATGGGCTGCCAGATGAATATGCCTATATCGCCCCCAGCGTGGATCGTTTTCCCACTGGTCAGAAACAGGTGGCATTGGCTCTAGAGGCAGGCTTTAGTCAGGCAGTCCACTACCCCATTGCAGGCGGCATGATGGGTGTTCTCGTGGCAGCCCATTGA